In Canis lupus familiaris isolate Mischka breed German Shepherd chromosome 24, alternate assembly UU_Cfam_GSD_1.0, whole genome shotgun sequence, a single genomic region encodes these proteins:
- the ZBP1 gene encoding Z-DNA-binding protein 1 isoform X2, with protein sequence MAQAPGDPDERGTSSSQGTADLEQRILQALRDAGSPIKSIQLVKECQVPKKKLNQVLYRLMKESKVSQEGPATWALGTGRMGRVVPAEPAQANQGRCQQDIVAVPEEPGLQLTDQQEAIYRFLEAHGPCKALNIAKGVGKKIAKDVNRDLYDMRKQHKLDFDEKTSTWAIYQPDSRGGNRATAIIYQKNPINMICQNGPHNHISIDNSENIQIGQGNVMVRQVASGENGSMAPLPPVMPADPSTQGSPAAAWGPQDIHLEKTMLRRVQMGHDNMMNLNSTPTKGPAACSPFGSSSAFATPGDTEASFEIRTPKPGPSSEGDVAQRVHISSCILEDTAIGNSNRMTVSSGTDGPGGVARPEDAGEPGKDAGAESRSHVPHDRDQASPGNGNNFTEFISHLEAVTLESRGPQAAEASGRVDRTADEDPQGQGESRTSSQALSGGEDEHQ encoded by the exons ATGGCCCAGGCTCCGGGCGACCCTGATGAGAGAGGTACTTCTTCCTCCCAAGGAACAGCAG acCTCGAGCAGAGGATCCTGCAGGCGCTGAGGGACGCCGGCTCCCCCATCAAGTCCATCCAGTTGGTCAAGGAATGCCAGGTGCCCAAGAAAAAACTCAACCAAGTCCTCTACCGGCTGATGAAGGAGTCGAAAGTCTCCCAGGAAGGCCCGGCGACGTGGGCCCTGGGCACCGGCAGGATGGGAAGAGTGGTGCCCGCAGAGCCGGCCCAGGCCAACCAGG GGAGGTGCCAGCAAGACATAGTTGCAGTTCCAGAGGAGCCCGGCCTTCAGCTCACTGACCAGC AGGAAGCCATCTACAGGTTTCTGGAAGCCCATGGGCCCTGCAAGGCGCTGAACATCGCCAAGGGGGTGGGAAAGAAGATAGCGAAAGACGTCAACCGCGACTTGTATGATATGAGGAAGCAGCACAAGCTGGACTTTGATGAGAAGACAAGTACATGGGCAATTTATCAACCAG ATTCGAGAGGAGGAAATCGGGCCACCGCAATTATTTACCAGAAAAATCCAATCAACATGATCTGTCAGAACGGACCACATAACCACATTTCCATTGACAATTCTGAAAACATCCAGATTGGACAAGGGAACGTCATGGTGAGACAGGTGGCCTCTGGGGAGAACG GCTCCatggctcccctccctcccgtGATGCCAGCTGATCCCTCCACTCAGGGTTCCCCAGCTGCAGCCTGGGGACCCCAGGACATCCACTTGGAGAAGACTATGCTCAGACGGGTACAGATGGGACATGACAACATGATGAACCTCAACAGCACGCCAACCAAGGGCCCTGCCGCCTGCAGCCCCTTTGGCAGCTCCTCAG CCTTTGCCACCCCTGGTGACACAGAGGCTTCGTTCGAAATTCGAACACCCAAACCAGGACCTTCCTCCGAGGGGGATGTGGCCCAGAGAGTCCACATCAGTTCGTGCATCCTTGAGGACACTGCCATCGGCAACAGCAACAGAATGACTGTCAGCTCAGGGACAGATGGTCCAGGAGGAGTTGCAAGGCCTGAGGACGCTGGGGAGCCAGGCAAGGATGCAG GTGCGGAGTCCAGAAGCCACGTCCCCCACGACCGTGACCAGGCTTCCCCCGGCAACGGCAACAACTTCACTGAGTTCATCTCCCACCTGGAAGCTGTGACTCTTGAAAGCAGGGGTCCCCAAGCTGCCGAAGCCAGCGGCCGGGTGGACAGAACTGCAGACGAGGACCCGCAGGGGCAGGGGGAGTCCAGGACAAGCAGCCAGGCTCTCTCGGGAGGAGAGGACGAGCACCAGTGA
- the ZBP1 gene encoding Z-DNA-binding protein 1 isoform X1: MAQAPGDPDERGTSSSQGTADLEQRILQALRDAGSPIKSIQLVKECQVPKKKLNQVLYRLMKESKVSQEGPATWALGTGRMGRVVPAEPAQANQAGRCQQDIVAVPEEPGLQLTDQQEAIYRFLEAHGPCKALNIAKGVGKKIAKDVNRDLYDMRKQHKLDFDEKTSTWAIYQPDSRGGNRATAIIYQKNPINMICQNGPHNHISIDNSENIQIGQGNVMVRQVASGENGSMAPLPPVMPADPSTQGSPAAAWGPQDIHLEKTMLRRVQMGHDNMMNLNSTPTKGPAACSPFGSSSAFATPGDTEASFEIRTPKPGPSSEGDVAQRVHISSCILEDTAIGNSNRMTVSSGTDGPGGVARPEDAGEPGKDAGAESRSHVPHDRDQASPGNGNNFTEFISHLEAVTLESRGPQAAEASGRVDRTADEDPQGQGESRTSSQALSGGEDEHQ, from the exons ATGGCCCAGGCTCCGGGCGACCCTGATGAGAGAGGTACTTCTTCCTCCCAAGGAACAGCAG acCTCGAGCAGAGGATCCTGCAGGCGCTGAGGGACGCCGGCTCCCCCATCAAGTCCATCCAGTTGGTCAAGGAATGCCAGGTGCCCAAGAAAAAACTCAACCAAGTCCTCTACCGGCTGATGAAGGAGTCGAAAGTCTCCCAGGAAGGCCCGGCGACGTGGGCCCTGGGCACCGGCAGGATGGGAAGAGTGGTGCCCGCAGAGCCGGCCCAGGCCAACCAGG CAGGGAGGTGCCAGCAAGACATAGTTGCAGTTCCAGAGGAGCCCGGCCTTCAGCTCACTGACCAGC AGGAAGCCATCTACAGGTTTCTGGAAGCCCATGGGCCCTGCAAGGCGCTGAACATCGCCAAGGGGGTGGGAAAGAAGATAGCGAAAGACGTCAACCGCGACTTGTATGATATGAGGAAGCAGCACAAGCTGGACTTTGATGAGAAGACAAGTACATGGGCAATTTATCAACCAG ATTCGAGAGGAGGAAATCGGGCCACCGCAATTATTTACCAGAAAAATCCAATCAACATGATCTGTCAGAACGGACCACATAACCACATTTCCATTGACAATTCTGAAAACATCCAGATTGGACAAGGGAACGTCATGGTGAGACAGGTGGCCTCTGGGGAGAACG GCTCCatggctcccctccctcccgtGATGCCAGCTGATCCCTCCACTCAGGGTTCCCCAGCTGCAGCCTGGGGACCCCAGGACATCCACTTGGAGAAGACTATGCTCAGACGGGTACAGATGGGACATGACAACATGATGAACCTCAACAGCACGCCAACCAAGGGCCCTGCCGCCTGCAGCCCCTTTGGCAGCTCCTCAG CCTTTGCCACCCCTGGTGACACAGAGGCTTCGTTCGAAATTCGAACACCCAAACCAGGACCTTCCTCCGAGGGGGATGTGGCCCAGAGAGTCCACATCAGTTCGTGCATCCTTGAGGACACTGCCATCGGCAACAGCAACAGAATGACTGTCAGCTCAGGGACAGATGGTCCAGGAGGAGTTGCAAGGCCTGAGGACGCTGGGGAGCCAGGCAAGGATGCAG GTGCGGAGTCCAGAAGCCACGTCCCCCACGACCGTGACCAGGCTTCCCCCGGCAACGGCAACAACTTCACTGAGTTCATCTCCCACCTGGAAGCTGTGACTCTTGAAAGCAGGGGTCCCCAAGCTGCCGAAGCCAGCGGCCGGGTGGACAGAACTGCAGACGAGGACCCGCAGGGGCAGGGGGAGTCCAGGACAAGCAGCCAGGCTCTCTCGGGAGGAGAGGACGAGCACCAGTGA
- the ZBP1 gene encoding Z-DNA-binding protein 1 isoform X4 — translation MAQAPGDPDERAGRCQQDIVAVPEEPGLQLTDQQEAIYRFLEAHGPCKALNIAKGVGKKIAKDVNRDLYDMRKQHKLDFDEKTSTWAIYQPDSRGGNRATAIIYQKNPINMICQNGPHNHISIDNSENIQIGQGNVMVRQVASGENGSMAPLPPVMPADPSTQGSPAAAWGPQDIHLEKTMLRRVQMGHDNMMNLNSTPTKGPAACSPFGSSSAFATPGDTEASFEIRTPKPGPSSEGDVAQRVHISSCILEDTAIGNSNRMTVSSGTDGPGGVARPEDAGEPGKDAGAESRSHVPHDRDQASPGNGNNFTEFISHLEAVTLESRGPQAAEASGRVDRTADEDPQGQGESRTSSQALSGGEDEHQ, via the exons ATGGCCCAGGCTCCGGGCGACCCTGATGAGAGAG CAGGGAGGTGCCAGCAAGACATAGTTGCAGTTCCAGAGGAGCCCGGCCTTCAGCTCACTGACCAGC AGGAAGCCATCTACAGGTTTCTGGAAGCCCATGGGCCCTGCAAGGCGCTGAACATCGCCAAGGGGGTGGGAAAGAAGATAGCGAAAGACGTCAACCGCGACTTGTATGATATGAGGAAGCAGCACAAGCTGGACTTTGATGAGAAGACAAGTACATGGGCAATTTATCAACCAG ATTCGAGAGGAGGAAATCGGGCCACCGCAATTATTTACCAGAAAAATCCAATCAACATGATCTGTCAGAACGGACCACATAACCACATTTCCATTGACAATTCTGAAAACATCCAGATTGGACAAGGGAACGTCATGGTGAGACAGGTGGCCTCTGGGGAGAACG GCTCCatggctcccctccctcccgtGATGCCAGCTGATCCCTCCACTCAGGGTTCCCCAGCTGCAGCCTGGGGACCCCAGGACATCCACTTGGAGAAGACTATGCTCAGACGGGTACAGATGGGACATGACAACATGATGAACCTCAACAGCACGCCAACCAAGGGCCCTGCCGCCTGCAGCCCCTTTGGCAGCTCCTCAG CCTTTGCCACCCCTGGTGACACAGAGGCTTCGTTCGAAATTCGAACACCCAAACCAGGACCTTCCTCCGAGGGGGATGTGGCCCAGAGAGTCCACATCAGTTCGTGCATCCTTGAGGACACTGCCATCGGCAACAGCAACAGAATGACTGTCAGCTCAGGGACAGATGGTCCAGGAGGAGTTGCAAGGCCTGAGGACGCTGGGGAGCCAGGCAAGGATGCAG GTGCGGAGTCCAGAAGCCACGTCCCCCACGACCGTGACCAGGCTTCCCCCGGCAACGGCAACAACTTCACTGAGTTCATCTCCCACCTGGAAGCTGTGACTCTTGAAAGCAGGGGTCCCCAAGCTGCCGAAGCCAGCGGCCGGGTGGACAGAACTGCAGACGAGGACCCGCAGGGGCAGGGGGAGTCCAGGACAAGCAGCCAGGCTCTCTCGGGAGGAGAGGACGAGCACCAGTGA
- the ZBP1 gene encoding Z-DNA-binding protein 1 isoform X3 — MAQAPGDPDERDLEQRILQALRDAGSPIKSIQLVKECQVPKKKLNQVLYRLMKESKVSQEGPATWALGTGRMGRVVPAEPAQANQAGRCQQDIVAVPEEPGLQLTDQQEAIYRFLEAHGPCKALNIAKGVGKKIAKDVNRDLYDMRKQHKLDFDEKTSTWAIYQPDSRGGNRATAIIYQKNPINMICQNGPHNHISIDNSENIQIGQGNVMVRQVASGENGSMAPLPPVMPADPSTQGSPAAAWGPQDIHLEKTMLRRVQMGHDNMMNLNSTPTKGPAACSPFGSSSAFATPGDTEASFEIRTPKPGPSSEGDVAQRVHISSCILEDTAIGNSNRMTVSSGTDGPGGVARPEDAGEPGKDAGAESRSHVPHDRDQASPGNGNNFTEFISHLEAVTLESRGPQAAEASGRVDRTADEDPQGQGESRTSSQALSGGEDEHQ, encoded by the exons ATGGCCCAGGCTCCGGGCGACCCTGATGAGAGAG acCTCGAGCAGAGGATCCTGCAGGCGCTGAGGGACGCCGGCTCCCCCATCAAGTCCATCCAGTTGGTCAAGGAATGCCAGGTGCCCAAGAAAAAACTCAACCAAGTCCTCTACCGGCTGATGAAGGAGTCGAAAGTCTCCCAGGAAGGCCCGGCGACGTGGGCCCTGGGCACCGGCAGGATGGGAAGAGTGGTGCCCGCAGAGCCGGCCCAGGCCAACCAGG CAGGGAGGTGCCAGCAAGACATAGTTGCAGTTCCAGAGGAGCCCGGCCTTCAGCTCACTGACCAGC AGGAAGCCATCTACAGGTTTCTGGAAGCCCATGGGCCCTGCAAGGCGCTGAACATCGCCAAGGGGGTGGGAAAGAAGATAGCGAAAGACGTCAACCGCGACTTGTATGATATGAGGAAGCAGCACAAGCTGGACTTTGATGAGAAGACAAGTACATGGGCAATTTATCAACCAG ATTCGAGAGGAGGAAATCGGGCCACCGCAATTATTTACCAGAAAAATCCAATCAACATGATCTGTCAGAACGGACCACATAACCACATTTCCATTGACAATTCTGAAAACATCCAGATTGGACAAGGGAACGTCATGGTGAGACAGGTGGCCTCTGGGGAGAACG GCTCCatggctcccctccctcccgtGATGCCAGCTGATCCCTCCACTCAGGGTTCCCCAGCTGCAGCCTGGGGACCCCAGGACATCCACTTGGAGAAGACTATGCTCAGACGGGTACAGATGGGACATGACAACATGATGAACCTCAACAGCACGCCAACCAAGGGCCCTGCCGCCTGCAGCCCCTTTGGCAGCTCCTCAG CCTTTGCCACCCCTGGTGACACAGAGGCTTCGTTCGAAATTCGAACACCCAAACCAGGACCTTCCTCCGAGGGGGATGTGGCCCAGAGAGTCCACATCAGTTCGTGCATCCTTGAGGACACTGCCATCGGCAACAGCAACAGAATGACTGTCAGCTCAGGGACAGATGGTCCAGGAGGAGTTGCAAGGCCTGAGGACGCTGGGGAGCCAGGCAAGGATGCAG GTGCGGAGTCCAGAAGCCACGTCCCCCACGACCGTGACCAGGCTTCCCCCGGCAACGGCAACAACTTCACTGAGTTCATCTCCCACCTGGAAGCTGTGACTCTTGAAAGCAGGGGTCCCCAAGCTGCCGAAGCCAGCGGCCGGGTGGACAGAACTGCAGACGAGGACCCGCAGGGGCAGGGGGAGTCCAGGACAAGCAGCCAGGCTCTCTCGGGAGGAGAGGACGAGCACCAGTGA